The Methylacidimicrobium sp. B4 genome contains a region encoding:
- a CDS encoding outer membrane beta-barrel protein, translating to MKSLRYGRRLAYAVSGLSGIFLGIWLAGSALAAEESASANDTNDTSGTKKSSQSSQVAELIKRLEDQGIPVQANTKGIVLSGYVDASYTYNAINAPSFNQVPGFAAPAGYAGPTNAAGQALGYPAIPGREPVDGIPGGGFNMNAFKLALEKPLTDENRWQAGFRADLIVGQDASIGAPDTIGGLGTNASSLVLFNTSSFWLEQAYVVFRVPVGNGLDIRIGKFVDPAGYEVVERPVNLDFSYGLLFSNLLPTTLTGMQAIYHFDDQWSTRFGVADGGFDVSRGGYLYNGYLNNTIDSNDAYLLFWNGQWEAKGKNAILSATAMYGFNGVNPPGFGASPINGVAQPYGIAQGIRGEGPFNQNNAFFLGDVWGSWAPKFAHDRLLLGFELTGGFYNNDVSYVSPAVSGLPMGLYSGPSNWYGAALHMKYQFNSIVSLSQRAEWMQAGWNSILAGHNAPTDIWEYTATLAFDLAENFMMRLEGRIDWGLGVMGYYGYPYQGTTSPSALLYSGNGPIFLGALEFVYSY from the coding sequence ATGAAATCGTTGAGGTACGGGCGGAGACTGGCGTATGCGGTCTCCGGACTTTCAGGGATCTTTTTGGGGATCTGGTTGGCCGGGTCGGCGCTCGCCGCGGAGGAATCCGCCAGCGCCAACGACACGAACGACACGAGCGGTACGAAGAAGAGCTCGCAGAGCTCGCAGGTAGCGGAGCTGATCAAGCGGTTGGAGGATCAGGGGATACCGGTACAGGCGAACACCAAGGGGATTGTCTTATCGGGGTATGTGGATGCGAGCTACACCTACAACGCGATCAACGCGCCATCGTTTAACCAGGTGCCTGGTTTTGCGGCGCCGGCGGGGTATGCGGGGCCGACCAATGCGGCGGGGCAGGCTTTAGGGTATCCGGCGATTCCGGGGCGGGAGCCGGTGGATGGGATTCCGGGCGGGGGCTTCAACATGAACGCCTTCAAGCTGGCCCTGGAGAAGCCGCTTACCGATGAGAACCGGTGGCAGGCGGGGTTTCGGGCGGATCTGATCGTGGGGCAGGACGCCTCGATTGGGGCTCCGGACACGATTGGGGGCTTGGGGACCAACGCCAGTTCGCTGGTGCTCTTCAACACCTCGAGCTTCTGGTTGGAGCAGGCCTACGTGGTCTTCCGGGTACCGGTGGGCAACGGGCTCGACATTCGGATTGGGAAGTTTGTCGATCCGGCGGGCTACGAGGTGGTGGAGCGGCCGGTGAACCTCGACTTCAGCTACGGGCTGCTCTTCAGCAATCTTTTGCCGACGACGCTCACGGGGATGCAGGCGATCTACCATTTTGACGACCAGTGGTCGACTCGCTTCGGGGTGGCCGACGGAGGCTTCGATGTCTCCCGTGGGGGCTACCTCTACAACGGTTATTTGAACAACACGATCGATAGCAACGATGCCTATCTGCTTTTTTGGAACGGGCAGTGGGAGGCCAAGGGGAAGAACGCGATCCTGAGCGCGACTGCGATGTACGGGTTCAACGGGGTCAATCCTCCGGGCTTCGGAGCCTCTCCGATCAATGGGGTAGCCCAGCCCTACGGCATCGCACAGGGGATTCGCGGAGAGGGGCCCTTCAACCAGAACAACGCCTTCTTCCTGGGCGATGTCTGGGGCTCCTGGGCCCCAAAGTTCGCCCACGACCGGCTCCTCCTGGGCTTCGAGTTGACCGGGGGCTTCTACAACAATGACGTGAGCTACGTCTCTCCCGCGGTCAGCGGATTGCCAATGGGCCTCTACAGCGGCCCCTCCAACTGGTATGGCGCCGCCCTCCACATGAAGTACCAGTTCAACTCGATCGTCAGCCTCTCCCAACGCGCCGAATGGATGCAGGCGGGCTGGAACAGCATCCTGGCCGGCCACAACGCCCCCACCGATATCTGGGAGTATACCGCCACCTTGGCCTTCGACCTCGCCGAGAACTTCATGATGCGGCTCGAAGGAAGAATCGACTGGGGCCTCGGTGTCATGGGCTACTACGGCTATCCCTACCAAGGCACTACCTCCCCAAGTGCCCTTCTCTACTCCGGCAACGGCCCCATCTTCCTCGGCGCCCTCGAATTCGTCTATAGCTACTAA
- a CDS encoding PAS domain-containing sensor histidine kinase, which produces MALSMSLRNSFLNKLLGRIERLGPSEIQNYLQRLAQEKGFLETVFNALQEGILVVDVRGKVLYGNQSAERLLGIDWERAIGKSIGRYLPDVDWPSLFASGQVISRDLQITYPEVRYLNCSAVPLEKGPEGTEAFVVIVYDMTANREKTLEMIESEKLNALTLLAAGVAHELGNPLNSLQIHTELLQRELIRKKTRTAVSESLAAIRSELQRLDVIVNQFLRAIRPAPPDLSWTVLNEIVRDAVLFLTPQMENRDVLVEMELAKDMPLVRADRDQLRQAFFNVMKNSLEAMDRGGILQVRTELSDSHFLISFQDNGSGMSVAEMGRAFEPYFTTKQSGTGLGLLVVRRIVREHGGEIQLESREGKGTTVRILLPRSERRVRLLPMGPDPADSCEKSGERA; this is translated from the coding sequence ATGGCGCTGAGCATGAGCTTGCGGAATTCGTTTTTGAACAAGCTCCTGGGCCGGATCGAACGACTCGGCCCGTCGGAGATCCAGAACTATCTTCAGCGCCTGGCCCAGGAAAAGGGCTTTCTCGAGACGGTCTTCAACGCGCTTCAGGAGGGAATCCTGGTCGTGGACGTCCGTGGGAAGGTCTTGTACGGAAACCAGAGCGCAGAGCGGCTCCTGGGCATCGATTGGGAGAGAGCCATCGGAAAATCGATCGGTCGCTATCTGCCCGACGTCGACTGGCCCTCCCTCTTCGCCTCCGGGCAAGTCATCAGTCGGGACTTGCAGATCACCTATCCGGAGGTGAGGTATCTCAACTGTTCAGCGGTCCCTCTCGAAAAAGGGCCGGAAGGAACGGAAGCTTTCGTCGTGATCGTCTATGATATGACCGCCAACCGAGAGAAGACCTTGGAGATGATCGAGTCCGAGAAGCTTAATGCGCTTACCCTGCTCGCCGCCGGAGTCGCCCACGAGCTCGGGAATCCCCTCAACTCCCTGCAGATTCACACAGAGCTGCTCCAGAGGGAGCTTATCCGGAAGAAGACGAGAACGGCGGTTTCCGAATCGCTCGCCGCGATCCGGTCGGAGCTGCAGCGGCTCGACGTGATCGTCAATCAGTTCCTCCGGGCGATCCGCCCCGCTCCGCCCGATCTTTCGTGGACCGTGTTGAACGAGATCGTACGCGACGCGGTCCTCTTCCTCACTCCGCAGATGGAAAACCGGGATGTCCTGGTCGAGATGGAGCTGGCCAAGGATATGCCCCTGGTTCGGGCCGATCGGGACCAGCTCAGGCAGGCATTCTTCAACGTGATGAAGAATTCGCTTGAGGCGATGGATCGTGGCGGCATCCTGCAGGTGCGCACGGAGCTCTCTGACAGCCATTTCCTGATCAGCTTCCAAGACAATGGCTCGGGGATGTCGGTGGCGGAGATGGGGCGCGCGTTCGAGCCCTACTTTACGACGAAGCAGTCGGGTACGGGGCTCGGGCTCTTGGTTGTGCGCCGCATCGTGCGGGAGCACGGCGGGGAGATCCAGCTGGAAAGCCGGGAGGGGAAAGGGACGACCGTGCGGATCCTGCTGCCGCGCAGCGAGCGGCGTGTCCGCCTTTTGCCGATGGGACCCGATCCGGCGGATTCCTGCGAGAAAAGCGGGGAGCGCGCCTGA
- a CDS encoding NAD(+)/NADH kinase yields MLRIGVIANRKKPGARALAREIQQFSGKHGFPFLWEEQTARLIGVAGRDLARLIAEVDLLIVAGGDGSLLRVVHEVYPNPVPILGVNIGGLGFLTAVTREEILEALPDLAAGLLRHSQRLALEVRGEVGGQELHIPCVFNDVVFFRGSSSHMARIEVLAGDLPVTEFQADGLVVATPTGSTAYALSAGGPIVVPEARVFGLTPLCPHSLTNRTLVFSADSRVRMTVPERAIPVRLEFDGQSSGVLHHGDWVEIRAAPHPVTLAFLARRDFFQILRQKLRWSGASVPTPGRQVETDRRRS; encoded by the coding sequence ATGCTGCGGATCGGTGTGATCGCCAATCGCAAGAAGCCGGGGGCTCGGGCGCTGGCTCGGGAGATCCAGCAGTTTTCCGGCAAGCATGGCTTTCCTTTTCTCTGGGAAGAACAGACCGCGCGGCTCATCGGGGTAGCGGGGCGAGATCTGGCTCGCTTGATCGCGGAAGTCGATCTTCTGATCGTTGCGGGGGGCGACGGTTCCCTGTTGCGCGTGGTCCATGAGGTCTACCCGAATCCCGTGCCGATCCTCGGGGTGAACATCGGCGGCCTTGGATTTCTGACCGCGGTAACCCGGGAAGAAATTCTCGAAGCGCTCCCTGACTTGGCCGCAGGTCTGTTGCGTCACAGCCAACGTCTGGCCCTGGAAGTGCGGGGAGAGGTCGGAGGCCAGGAATTGCACATTCCTTGCGTGTTCAACGACGTTGTTTTCTTCCGGGGGAGCTCTTCCCACATGGCTCGGATCGAGGTTCTCGCGGGGGATCTGCCCGTTACAGAGTTTCAGGCTGACGGCCTCGTCGTGGCTACACCTACGGGTTCGACGGCTTATGCTCTTTCCGCGGGGGGTCCGATCGTTGTACCCGAGGCTCGAGTCTTTGGGCTGACGCCGCTCTGCCCTCACAGCCTGACCAATCGCACTCTGGTCTTTTCGGCCGATTCGCGCGTTCGGATGACGGTGCCGGAGCGAGCGATCCCTGTCCGATTGGAGTTCGACGGCCAATCGAGTGGGGTCCTGCACCATGGGGATTGGGTTGAGATCCGTGCCGCCCCGCATCCGGTCACGCTCGCCTTTCTGGCGCGCCGGGACTTCTTTCAAATTCTTCGGCAGAAGCTCCGTTGGAGCGGCGCGAGCGTGCCGACGCCGGGGCGGCAAGTGGAGACGGATCGGAGGCGGTCGTGA
- a CDS encoding tol-pal system YbgF family protein yields MRNERLSFSPLEDGIRGGFPLVASLLLLVAAIAAGIGIYAWQKHARRLHWGEVASAYARVTNSSERLALIERHRNMPQSALWLLQTASAQFQEGAYGAATKSFRLFVEYYPKHPLRPAALLGTAVGSEAEGKREEAARSYRTVIDEQSTDPYRLIAEINLARLDIEQKQYAPAKALLDSIRRRRPVNRFEGEVQDLQDRLPP; encoded by the coding sequence ATGCGGAACGAGCGCCTCTCCTTTTCGCCGCTCGAGGACGGAATTCGCGGCGGGTTCCCCCTTGTCGCCTCCCTGCTCCTTCTCGTGGCGGCCATCGCCGCCGGGATCGGAATTTACGCTTGGCAGAAGCATGCGCGGAGGCTCCACTGGGGAGAGGTCGCCTCCGCGTACGCCAGAGTCACGAACTCCTCGGAGCGTTTGGCACTGATCGAACGCCACCGCAACATGCCCCAGAGCGCCCTTTGGCTGCTGCAAACCGCCTCAGCCCAGTTTCAGGAGGGAGCCTACGGAGCGGCGACGAAGAGCTTTCGGCTCTTCGTGGAGTACTACCCCAAGCACCCTCTTCGGCCCGCCGCCCTTTTGGGGACAGCCGTGGGATCGGAGGCCGAAGGGAAACGGGAAGAAGCCGCTCGTTCTTACCGCACGGTGATCGACGAGCAGTCGACCGATCCCTACCGATTGATCGCGGAGATCAATCTCGCCCGGCTGGACATCGAGCAAAAGCAGTATGCTCCAGCAAAAGCGCTTCTGGATTCGATCCGTCGGCGGAGACCGGTCAACCGCTTCGAGGGAGAAGTCCAGGACCTTCAGGATCGGCTGCCGCCGTAA
- a CDS encoding PTS sugar transporter subunit IIA — MRLAEWIKPERVSLHIRARTWTDAIREVAELLREAPEIDDFSAFLEELLTVQGSGQLWFDSEVGFPHVRSDHVRNLVVAVGRSTEGVVLQDDQPAVKLVFVIGVPKQFHTDYLIAVGALARVVHEASSRARLLRVKDPAEFVSLIAAEEQKV; from the coding sequence GTGAGGCTGGCCGAATGGATCAAGCCGGAAAGAGTCTCCTTGCACATTCGCGCCCGCACGTGGACCGACGCGATCCGCGAGGTGGCGGAGCTTTTGCGGGAAGCGCCGGAAATCGATGACTTTTCGGCGTTCCTGGAAGAACTGCTTACCGTCCAGGGCAGTGGACAGCTCTGGTTCGATAGCGAGGTCGGATTTCCTCACGTACGGAGCGACCATGTACGGAATCTCGTCGTGGCGGTCGGAAGAAGCACCGAGGGGGTGGTGCTTCAGGACGATCAGCCGGCGGTAAAGCTCGTCTTCGTCATCGGGGTGCCCAAGCAGTTTCATACGGACTATCTGATCGCCGTGGGGGCGCTGGCTCGCGTCGTTCACGAGGCGTCCTCCCGAGCCCGGCTTCTCCGGGTCAAGGATCCGGCGGAATTTGTCTCCCTGATTGCGGCGGAGGAGCAGAAGGTGTAA
- a CDS encoding sigma-54 dependent transcriptional regulator — MNEHPGLLIVDDERNAREGLRRAFSEEFETYTAEGVAAAKSILEDEAIDLVLLDLRLGKESGLDLLEFSRNLPTSPACVIMTAYGSVDNAVEAIKRGAYDYVTKPLDLGKLAIVLRRAVRSRQVETENQNLREQLGWKFGLERIIGKSAAMMPVVEKIRQVAGSRATVLLEGESGTGKELAAHALHLASPRRAYPFVAVHCAALSPQLLESELFGHERGAFTGALEKRIGRFEEAQRGTIFLDEIGEIDATTQVKLLRVLGEKTIQRVGSNKAISIDVRVIAATNRNLERMVTDGTFREDLFFRLNVVRIVLPPLRERKEDLPLLFEAFIGEFARENGKRVSGLTKDAEKLLCQYDWPGNVRELRMALEHGVVMTQGSLITREDLPERICVPSALRAAHGTAPASMTLREAEKQWILQALHSCGGNRSEAARKLGISRKTLLRKIASVPLEDRAV; from the coding sequence ATGAACGAGCATCCTGGGCTGTTGATCGTGGATGACGAACGGAACGCCCGCGAGGGCCTCCGGCGCGCCTTCTCGGAGGAGTTTGAAACCTATACGGCCGAGGGTGTGGCCGCGGCCAAAAGCATTTTGGAAGACGAGGCGATTGATCTTGTCCTGCTCGATCTCCGACTGGGGAAGGAGTCAGGCCTGGATCTTCTCGAATTCAGCCGGAATCTGCCGACCTCTCCCGCATGCGTGATCATGACGGCCTACGGTTCGGTCGATAATGCGGTGGAGGCGATCAAGCGGGGGGCTTACGACTATGTCACCAAGCCTCTCGATCTTGGGAAGCTCGCCATCGTTCTGCGAAGGGCGGTCCGCTCTCGACAGGTGGAGACGGAGAATCAGAATCTGCGGGAGCAGCTCGGATGGAAATTCGGCTTGGAGCGGATCATCGGGAAGTCTGCGGCGATGATGCCCGTGGTCGAGAAGATCCGGCAGGTTGCGGGGAGCCGCGCGACCGTGCTCTTGGAAGGAGAGAGCGGGACGGGGAAAGAGCTGGCTGCTCACGCGCTGCACCTTGCCAGTCCACGTCGTGCCTATCCCTTCGTTGCCGTTCACTGCGCGGCGCTCTCTCCACAGTTGCTGGAAAGCGAGCTCTTCGGCCATGAGCGCGGAGCCTTCACGGGCGCCTTGGAAAAGAGAATCGGGCGCTTCGAGGAAGCCCAGCGGGGCACCATCTTCCTCGATGAGATCGGAGAGATCGATGCGACGACCCAGGTCAAGCTCTTGCGCGTGCTCGGCGAGAAGACGATTCAGCGAGTGGGGAGCAACAAGGCGATTTCTATCGACGTTCGCGTCATCGCGGCCACCAATCGTAACCTCGAACGGATGGTAACGGATGGGACCTTTCGGGAAGATCTGTTCTTTCGTCTCAACGTGGTGAGGATCGTCCTGCCGCCGCTCCGGGAGCGGAAGGAGGATCTGCCCCTCCTCTTTGAGGCTTTCATCGGGGAGTTCGCGCGGGAAAACGGCAAGCGAGTGAGCGGGCTGACCAAGGATGCGGAAAAGCTGCTCTGCCAGTACGACTGGCCGGGAAACGTCCGGGAGCTGCGCATGGCGCTCGAGCACGGGGTCGTGATGACGCAAGGATCTCTGATCACACGGGAGGACCTTCCGGAAAGAATTTGCGTTCCCTCCGCCCTTCGTGCGGCGCACGGCACGGCACCCGCGTCGATGACCCTGCGGGAGGCGGAAAAACAGTGGATTCTCCAAGCGCTCCACTCTTGCGGAGGCAATCGGAGCGAAGCCGCCCGGAAACTCGGCATCAGCCGAAAGACGCTTCTGCGCAAGATCGCTAGCGTACCCCTCGAAGACCGGGCCGTGTGA
- a CDS encoding aspartate kinase, producing the protein MALVVQKYGGTSVGDVERIDRVAGRIASRHGRGDRLVIVVSAMSGVTDSLLRLARQVHPDPMGRELDLLLATGEQTTTALLAMALHAKKVHAVPLTGAQAGIVTDGSHTRARILNIGPKKIHQLLDEGSVVVVAGFQGQDLQGSITTLGRGGSDLTAIALAAALKADLCEIYTDVEGVYTADPRLVPTATKLDEISYDEMLEMAAAGSKVMQSRSVEFAKKFRVVFEVRSSFSEARGTMVKAEAKSMEDVVVRGVSLERNQAKLTIPAVPDRPGVAAKIFSSVADHGVSVDMIVQNVSDRGLTDITFTVNRDSLSRALRIIEPAVQELQASAPRAQEGVAKLSVVGIGMRSHSGVAARLFQALADAGVNVQMISTSEIKISVVIDEDSAERAVCAVHDAFGLSGRASAAEGNRA; encoded by the coding sequence ATGGCGCTTGTCGTCCAGAAGTACGGCGGGACTTCGGTCGGCGATGTCGAACGCATCGACCGTGTGGCGGGCCGAATCGCCTCGCGTCATGGACGAGGAGACCGGCTCGTCATCGTGGTCTCCGCCATGTCCGGCGTCACCGACTCGCTTTTGCGGTTGGCGCGGCAGGTGCATCCGGATCCGATGGGGCGCGAGCTCGATCTCCTCTTGGCTACGGGAGAGCAGACGACGACGGCACTTCTCGCCATGGCGCTGCACGCCAAGAAGGTTCACGCGGTACCCTTGACCGGGGCGCAAGCGGGGATTGTCACGGACGGCTCGCACACCCGGGCCCGGATTCTGAATATCGGTCCAAAAAAGATTCATCAGCTTCTCGACGAAGGCTCCGTGGTGGTCGTGGCTGGCTTTCAGGGGCAGGATCTTCAAGGCAGCATTACCACGCTTGGGCGGGGGGGCTCCGACTTGACGGCGATCGCGTTGGCTGCTGCGCTCAAGGCAGACCTTTGCGAGATTTACACCGACGTGGAGGGCGTCTATACGGCGGATCCGCGCCTGGTGCCTACGGCCACGAAGCTCGACGAGATCAGCTACGACGAGATGTTGGAGATGGCAGCTGCGGGCTCGAAGGTCATGCAGAGCCGATCGGTCGAGTTCGCGAAGAAGTTTCGGGTGGTGTTTGAGGTCCGATCGAGTTTTTCCGAGGCGCGAGGGACGATGGTGAAAGCGGAAGCAAAATCAATGGAAGATGTCGTCGTTCGAGGAGTCAGCCTCGAGCGGAATCAAGCGAAGCTGACGATTCCGGCGGTTCCGGATCGCCCAGGAGTAGCGGCAAAGATTTTTTCGTCGGTTGCCGATCACGGCGTCTCGGTCGATATGATCGTGCAAAACGTCTCGGACCGTGGGCTAACGGATATCACCTTCACGGTGAATCGAGACAGCCTCTCGCGGGCGCTGCGCATCATCGAGCCGGCTGTGCAGGAACTCCAGGCGTCCGCCCCCCGAGCTCAGGAAGGGGTTGCCAAGCTCTCGGTCGTCGGGATCGGCATGCGTTCCCACAGCGGGGTGGCGGCGCGCCTCTTTCAGGCGCTGGCCGACGCCGGTGTCAATGTCCAGATGATCTCCACGAGCGAGATCAAGATCTCCGTTGTCATCGATGAGGATTCGGCAGAGCGAGCCGTTTGCGCGGTCCATGACGCCTTCGGGCTTTCCGGGCGAGCTTCGGCAGCGGAAGGAAATCGCGCCTGA
- a CDS encoding outer membrane beta-barrel protein translates to MKRRLCGKGIVWGFGLLLLPLGSLWAADEGSSGGSTPELSAGSADAGSLQGSPEEMERLQKMLEEQGIAATQAQNPGIKLTGYVEASYTYNLVNAPSFNQVPVIAANPAISGVPRGTPLPSYPSMPLRFTTDGIPGGSFNMNQLKVALEKALTDENKWQAGFRTDVIFGQDAALGEPDAVTGNGSFTNTGIGFNSSGIFLEQAYVQFKVPIGDKSIEFHIGQYASPIGLEVMERPANFNFSYGILFNNFEPFTMVGGEGIYKIDDCWTTRFGVTNGGWNVSRSGYPYYGMVNNMINSSNSYVFWNMYDYVSKDKLFLNTFGYAVAPDGVNPPGFGTRPGANYAGAYDIGGDIVPSPYNDNGLFMEFNDFGTWIPKWVKDQKLEFAYELVGGFSNAAVLPAGLPQMGASTLGSLGVFPSAGLPPGGYNGSTSFFGVAIYQIYKFNKLFSMAWREQFDHTNYNQIFSAYLFPADIWDVTVDWRFDLADNFMIRIENRMDYGKGFMTYYTPAEGVAPTSGNGLAALSNGPFWFFALDVVYSY, encoded by the coding sequence ATGAAAAGAAGACTGTGCGGGAAGGGGATCGTGTGGGGTTTCGGGCTGCTTCTTCTGCCGCTGGGCTCTCTTTGGGCGGCGGACGAGGGTTCCTCAGGAGGAAGCACCCCCGAGCTTTCGGCCGGTTCTGCGGACGCTGGGTCACTCCAGGGGAGCCCCGAGGAGATGGAGCGACTGCAGAAGATGCTCGAAGAGCAGGGGATTGCGGCCACGCAAGCCCAGAACCCGGGGATCAAGCTGACTGGCTACGTGGAAGCGAGCTACACGTACAATCTGGTCAATGCCCCGTCCTTCAATCAAGTGCCCGTCATCGCGGCAAACCCTGCGATCTCCGGGGTGCCGAGGGGAACACCGCTTCCCTCCTATCCCTCCATGCCTCTCCGGTTCACCACCGACGGGATTCCGGGAGGCTCCTTCAACATGAACCAGCTGAAGGTGGCTCTGGAGAAAGCGCTCACGGACGAAAACAAGTGGCAAGCGGGCTTTCGGACCGACGTGATCTTTGGACAGGATGCGGCCTTGGGCGAACCTGACGCGGTCACGGGAAACGGCAGCTTCACCAATACCGGCATTGGCTTCAACTCCAGTGGCATCTTCCTCGAGCAGGCCTATGTGCAGTTCAAGGTGCCGATCGGAGATAAGAGCATCGAGTTCCACATTGGCCAGTATGCCTCGCCGATCGGGCTCGAGGTCATGGAGCGGCCGGCCAACTTCAACTTTAGCTATGGCATCCTCTTCAACAACTTCGAGCCATTTACGATGGTGGGAGGAGAGGGGATCTATAAGATCGACGACTGCTGGACGACGCGGTTTGGCGTGACCAACGGCGGATGGAACGTATCGCGCTCGGGCTATCCCTACTATGGGATGGTGAACAACATGATCAACAGCAGCAATAGTTACGTCTTCTGGAACATGTACGACTATGTCTCGAAGGATAAGCTCTTCCTCAATACTTTCGGGTACGCGGTGGCGCCCGACGGGGTCAATCCCCCAGGATTCGGCACTCGTCCGGGTGCTAACTATGCGGGGGCGTACGACATCGGCGGGGATATCGTTCCCTCTCCCTACAATGACAATGGCCTCTTCATGGAATTCAACGACTTCGGCACCTGGATCCCGAAGTGGGTCAAAGACCAGAAGCTGGAGTTCGCCTATGAGCTCGTCGGCGGATTCTCGAATGCCGCCGTGCTTCCGGCCGGGTTGCCCCAGATGGGCGCCTCGACGTTGGGCAGCCTGGGCGTCTTCCCCAGCGCGGGGCTCCCTCCGGGGGGCTACAATGGTTCGACCAGCTTCTTTGGCGTCGCGATCTATCAGATCTACAAGTTCAACAAGCTCTTCAGCATGGCGTGGAGGGAGCAGTTCGACCACACCAACTACAACCAGATCTTTAGCGCCTACCTCTTTCCCGCGGATATTTGGGACGTGACGGTCGACTGGCGGTTCGACCTCGCGGACAACTTCATGATCCGCATCGAGAATCGGATGGATTATGGCAAGGGATTCATGACTTATTATACTCCCGCTGAGGGCGTTGCGCCGACGAGCGGAAACGGCTTGGCCGCGCTAAGCAACGGACCCTTCTGGTTCTTCGCGCTCGACGTGGTCTATTCGTACTAG
- a CDS encoding outer membrane beta-barrel protein, with protein sequence MQRFRNGVFTATIVAALFLVGAVPQPLFGATGGGSEGELDLTASPGTGDEAEAQHLQQLLEQQGMAVSTPSPGVKLGGYVDSAFEMNFINAPSFNQVPRFVAPTPGGGSRLARGYPLLPMRLADDGIPGGGFNLNQLKLWAEKGLTTENRWDAGFRMDLMLAQDAALGVPDFLSGTGSANSTGLGFNTSEVFLEQAYVQFQIPIGDRKLEVHVGKFAAPIGLEVLERPANFNMTYGLFFNNVEPFVLVGTQFLFRVDDCWAIRGGVTDGGFNTGRGGYPFFGMVNNSINSLSSFLLTFNVDYTSPDKSFLSTYGMLYGPHGTNPPGFGTSPGMVGNTFYPGAYAAGDIVSGPYNSPGTYMELNDYGIWTPPFVYRKRLQFAYELIGGFYNNAVAPAGITGLGPATETALGIFPLFPYAAGYGGPTNWLGAGLYQIYRFNPLVSLILREQWLQASWNSYLEGMIAPTNIYSTTVTLRFDLADNFMVRTEYRMDWGNNMMNYYAPADGIPPADVGLAGNGLVGSSSGPFFFAGLEAVFTF encoded by the coding sequence GTGCAGCGGTTCCGGAACGGCGTCTTCACCGCGACCATCGTTGCCGCCTTGTTTCTTGTCGGCGCAGTGCCGCAGCCCCTCTTCGGTGCCACGGGCGGAGGAAGTGAGGGGGAGTTGGATCTGACGGCATCTCCCGGAACGGGCGATGAGGCGGAGGCCCAGCATCTCCAGCAGCTCTTGGAGCAGCAGGGAATGGCCGTGAGTACGCCCTCTCCCGGGGTGAAGCTGGGAGGCTATGTGGATAGCGCCTTTGAAATGAACTTCATCAACGCCCCGTCCTTCAACCAGGTGCCGCGCTTCGTTGCGCCAACCCCTGGAGGCGGAAGCCGGCTCGCCAGAGGCTATCCGCTTCTTCCGATGCGGCTGGCGGACGACGGCATTCCGGGTGGGGGCTTCAACCTCAACCAGCTCAAGCTCTGGGCAGAAAAAGGGCTGACGACGGAGAACCGCTGGGATGCCGGCTTTCGGATGGACCTCATGCTTGCCCAGGACGCCGCGCTCGGAGTGCCGGACTTCCTTTCCGGAACCGGCAGCGCGAACTCGACGGGATTGGGCTTCAACACGAGCGAGGTCTTCCTGGAGCAGGCCTACGTCCAGTTTCAAATTCCGATCGGCGACCGCAAGCTGGAAGTGCACGTCGGAAAGTTCGCGGCCCCGATCGGCCTGGAAGTCCTCGAGCGACCAGCAAACTTCAACATGACCTACGGCCTCTTCTTCAACAATGTCGAGCCGTTCGTGCTGGTGGGGACCCAGTTCCTCTTCCGGGTGGACGATTGCTGGGCCATCCGGGGAGGTGTGACCGACGGAGGGTTCAACACCGGGCGAGGGGGCTACCCTTTCTTCGGGATGGTCAACAACTCGATCAATAGCCTATCGAGCTTCCTGCTGACCTTCAATGTCGACTATACCTCTCCCGACAAGAGCTTTCTGTCGACCTATGGGATGCTCTATGGGCCCCATGGGACCAATCCGCCCGGCTTCGGCACATCACCGGGGATGGTGGGCAACACCTTCTATCCGGGTGCCTATGCGGCCGGGGACATCGTTTCGGGACCGTACAACTCTCCGGGAACGTACATGGAGCTCAATGATTATGGAATCTGGACCCCCCCCTTCGTCTACCGGAAGCGGCTGCAGTTCGCCTATGAGCTCATCGGCGGCTTCTACAACAATGCCGTCGCTCCAGCGGGAATCACGGGCTTGGGTCCGGCGACGGAAACCGCGCTGGGGATCTTTCCGCTTTTCCCGTATGCCGCCGGCTACGGAGGTCCGACCAACTGGCTGGGGGCCGGGCTTTATCAGATCTATCGATTCAATCCTCTCGTGAGCCTGATTCTGCGGGAGCAGTGGCTTCAGGCTTCCTGGAACAGCTATCTCGAAGGGATGATCGCGCCGACGAACATCTACAGCACAACGGTCACCCTCCGCTTCGACCTGGCCGATAACTTCATGGTGCGGACGGAGTATCGCATGGATTGGGGCAACAACATGATGAACTATTATGCGCCCGCAGACGGGATCCCGCCGGCCGATGTCGGACTCGCTGGCAACGGACTCGTGGGCTCTTCCAGCGGCCCCTTCTTTTTCGCGGGGCTCGAGGCGGTCTTCACCTTTTGA